In Actinoplanes derwentensis, the following proteins share a genomic window:
- a CDS encoding sensor histidine kinase has protein sequence MRSRLVVTYLLLLCIMLLALEIPLAVTVASRETDRAVADRLADATRFASLAAPAVRSGELAALTEEFRRYHDLYGIGTMLVDQDQRLLSVYGWSPENHAPAIRGALAGHQVSTPETLWPWVSEPLVVAVPISEGGAVLGVILTVSPTERSRSAVLSVWLILAMVGILAVAACLTAAHSLAGWVLRPVTRLDAAAHEIAGGDSAARVPPGVGPPELRRLSDSFNEMADAVAEAMRRQREFVAHASHQLRNPLTVLRLRIEDLGSRYDDDEELRTDREFALEETDRLADVLDGLLALARSEQGRPQVEVVDATALTAERAKAWQPLAERRGIELGTDVPAEPVPVRVVATALDQVLDALIDNALKFTPAGGRVLLLLRAVDGGAEVTVRDTGPGMTEEQCRQATGRFWRAADAQNVDGAGLGLSIVAVLVEASGGRFDLGPAPSGAGAGGLEATIRLTV, from the coding sequence GTGCGCAGCAGGTTGGTGGTCACCTACCTGCTGCTGTTGTGCATCATGCTCCTCGCCCTGGAGATCCCGCTCGCCGTCACGGTCGCGAGCCGGGAGACCGACCGGGCGGTCGCCGACCGGCTTGCCGACGCCACCCGGTTCGCCTCGCTCGCCGCGCCCGCCGTCCGCAGTGGTGAGCTGGCCGCCCTCACCGAGGAGTTTCGGCGTTACCATGACCTCTACGGCATCGGCACCATGCTCGTCGACCAGGACCAGCGGCTGCTCAGCGTCTACGGCTGGTCACCGGAGAACCATGCCCCGGCGATCCGGGGCGCGCTCGCCGGGCATCAGGTCAGCACCCCCGAGACACTGTGGCCGTGGGTCAGCGAACCGCTGGTGGTGGCCGTCCCGATCAGCGAGGGCGGTGCCGTCCTCGGCGTGATCCTGACCGTCTCACCGACCGAGCGCAGCCGCAGCGCGGTCCTCTCGGTCTGGCTGATCCTGGCCATGGTCGGGATCCTGGCCGTGGCGGCCTGCCTGACCGCCGCACACAGCCTGGCCGGGTGGGTGCTCCGGCCGGTGACCCGGCTGGACGCCGCGGCCCACGAGATCGCCGGTGGTGACAGTGCGGCCCGGGTCCCGCCCGGTGTCGGCCCGCCCGAGTTGCGGCGGCTGTCGGACAGCTTCAACGAGATGGCCGACGCGGTCGCCGAGGCCATGCGACGGCAGCGGGAGTTCGTCGCGCACGCCAGTCACCAACTGCGGAACCCGTTGACCGTGCTGCGGTTGCGCATCGAGGACCTGGGCAGCCGTTACGACGACGACGAGGAACTGCGTACCGACCGGGAGTTCGCCCTCGAGGAGACCGACCGGCTCGCCGACGTCCTCGACGGCCTGCTCGCCCTGGCCCGGTCCGAACAGGGCCGTCCGCAGGTGGAGGTCGTCGACGCCACCGCGCTCACCGCCGAGCGGGCCAAGGCATGGCAGCCGCTGGCCGAACGCCGGGGCATCGAACTGGGCACCGACGTCCCCGCCGAACCGGTGCCGGTCCGGGTCGTGGCCACCGCCCTCGACCAGGTCCTGGACGCGCTGATCGACAACGCGCTGAAGTTCACCCCGGCCGGCGGCCGGGTCCTGCTCCTGCTGCGGGCGGTCGACGGGGGAGCCGAGGTGACCGTGCGGGACACCGGGCCCGGCATGACCGAGGAGCAGTGCCGTCAGGCCACCGGCCGGTTCTGGCGGGCCGCCGACGCGCAGAACGTCGACGGGGCCGGTCTGGGGCTGTCCATCGTGGCCGTCCTGGTCGAGGCCTCCGGCGGCCGGTTCGACCTCGGGCCTGCCCCGTCCGGCGCCGGCGCCGGCGGCTTGGAGGCGACGATCCGGCTCACGGTCTGA